From a region of the Cucumis sativus cultivar 9930 chromosome 6, Cucumber_9930_V3, whole genome shotgun sequence genome:
- the LOC101220144 gene encoding putative respiratory burst oxidase homolog protein H isoform X1, whose protein sequence is MANENSTQQPSSPFDPNKNNLLSFLDFSVVKSWDDVKTKFHQQMVNGKLFKKNFGVCIGFDERSKHFAYELFDVLSKRKKIKPDDGITLQQLKEFWDELKRDDQETRLAIFFDLCDLNDDDKISKEEIETILKWTASANNLKSIENQIENYASLIIKEFDPDGNGSIEKKHLKLLVKELSKSKEANVLKGEVDDEVSLWPDVCTLVRETLEVIKQNRKQIWFSTLWLAINVSLFIWKFNEYKEKKPFDYELINYCTGIAKGAAETLKFNMGLILFLACRRSLTTLKSTFLSSIFPFDDHIFFHMMVGLAISIATFIHMAMHLGCGFPLLSTLSLSYKLKGIIEPSFDHSKKPSNFDLISVPGVTGILMFSIMSCAFILGIHCLRKSSRGTRESCYHIIGFNAFWYAHRLLFLVYPLLILHGYFDSLASDWLNRTTWKYVAIPMLVYTSEGIYTIIKKQIYEVKVLKATVYSKNDLVALRLEKPKRFKYESGSYVYVNCEDIAACEWHPFSITSAPDDEYLSLHIRNAGDWTEKLVERFGKAVEGGKITKIGGIHRQENINDSKWESGEKYPKILIKGPYGAVTQDYKKYKVLLLIGFGTGATPMISILKDILNQIKTHEKEKSTDENGESKFKKAYFYWITRTEESFEWFKGVMNDVAEHDNGRVIEMNNHLSSIKREGDPRSVFVTILQNIQTKIEEIDFISRSRIRARHGKPDWETVFLKLKKEHSGKIGVFFCGDSSFNEVAIKCRKHSDDSTQFEYHHEGT, encoded by the exons ATGGCCAATGAAAATTCAACACAACAGCCTTCTTCACCATTTGATCCGAATAAAAATAACCTTTTGAGCTTTCTGGATTTTTCCGTAGTCAAATCATGGGATGATGTTAAGACAAAATTCCACCAACAAATGGTCAATGGAAaacttttcaagaaaaattttgGAGTCTGCATTg GCTTTGATGAGAGATCTAAACATTTTGCCTATGAACTGTTTGATGTACTgtcaaagagaaaaaaaataaagcctGACGATGGGATTACTCTGCAACAATTGAAAGAGTTTTGGGATGAACTGAAACGGGATGATCAGGAAACTAGGCTTGCCATTTTCTTTGACTT gTGTGACTTGAATGATGACGATAAGATCTCAAAGGAAGAGATTGAGACCATACTGAAGTGGACTGCTTCTGcaaacaatttgaaaagtattgaaaaccaaattgaaaactaCGCATCTCTGATCATAAAAGAGTTTGATCCAGACGGCAATGGTTCCATTGAG AAAAAGCACTTGAAACTTCTAGTCAAAGAACTAAGCAAATCTAAAGAGGCCAACGTGTTGAAGGGGGAAGTTGATGATGAAGTATCACTTTGGCCAGATGTTTGCACTCTTGTAAGAGAAACATTAGAAGTGATAAAACAGAACAGAAAACAAATCTGGTTTTCAACCCTGTGGTTAGCCATAAATGTGAGTCTGTTTATTTGGAAATTCAATGAATACAAGGAGAAGAAGCCATTTGATTATGAACTAATAAACTATTGCACTGGTATAGCAAAAGGAGCAGCTGAGACTCTGAAATTCAATATGGGTTTAATTCTGTTTCTTGCTTGTAGACGTTCACTAACAACACTTAAATCCACATTTCTCAGCTCCATATTCCCATTTGATgatcatattttctttcacatGATGGTTGGTTTAGCCATTTCAATAGCCACTTTTATCCATATGGCTATGCATTTGGGATGTGGGTTTCCGTTATTGTCAACATTATCTTTAAGCTACAAGCTCAAGGGAATTATTGAGCCAAGTTTTGATCACTCCAAGAAACCaagtaattttgatttgattagtGTTCCTGGTGTTACTGGAATCCTCATGTTCAGTATAATGTCCTGCGCCTTCATACTTGGAATTCATTGTCTTAGGAAAAGTAGTAGGGGTACAAGGGAATCCTGTTACCATATAATAGGTTTCAATGCCTTCTGGTATGCACATCGTTTGCTTTTTCTTGTCTATCCCTTGCTGATTCTTCATGGCTACTTCGACTCGCTAGCTTCCGACTGGTTGAACAGAACG ACATGGAAGTACGTTGCAATCCCGATGCTTGTATATACAAGCGAGGGAATTTATACAATAAtcaagaaacaaatatatgaAGTAAAAGTACTGAAG GCAACGGTATATAGTAAAAATGATCTAGTAGCACTACGTTTGGAAAAACCTAAAAGATTCAAGTACGAAAGTGGGAGTTATGTGTATGTGAATTGCGAGGATATAGCAGCATGTGAATG GCATCCATTTTCTATCACTTCTGCACCAGACGATGAGTATTTAAGTCTTCATATACGTAATGCAGGAGATTGGACAGAAAAGTTAGTAGAAAGATTTGGaaag GCAGTTGAAGGaggaaaaattacaaaaatcgGTGGAATACACAgacaagaaaatataaatgattctAAGTGGGAATCCGG TGAGAAATATCcaaagattttaataaaaggaCCATATGGAGCGGTAACGCAAGATTATAAAAAGTACAAGGTTCTCTTGCTCATAGGCTTTGGAACAGGGGCCACCCCAATGATTAGCATCTTGAAAGATATATtaaaccaaatcaaaacaCAT gaaaaagaaaagtcaacAGATGAAAATGGtgaatcaaaatttaagaaggcttatttttattggataACACGAACGGAAGAATCATTTGAATGGTTTAAAGGGGTCATGAATGATGTGGCCGAACATGATAACGGA AGAGTAATTGAAATGAACAACCATTTAAGTAGCATCAAAAGGGAAGGAGATCCACGATCCGTCTTCGTCACCATTTTGcaaaatatacaaactaaaattgagGAAATTGATTTCATCTCTCGAAGTCGG ATAAGGGCTCGCCATGGAAAACCAGATTGGGAAActgttttcttaaaattgaaaaaggaaCACAGTGGTAAGATAG GTGTATTCTTTTGTGGAGACTCCAGTTTTAATGAAGTAGCTATTAAATGCAGAAAACATAGCGATGATTCTACACAATTTGAGTACCATCATGAAGGCACTTAG
- the LOC101220144 gene encoding putative respiratory burst oxidase homolog protein H isoform X3 has product MANENSTQQPSSPFDPNKNNLLSFLDFSVVKSWDDVKTKFHQQMVNGKLFKKNFGVCIGFDERSKHFAYELFDVLSKRKKIKPDDGITLQQLKEFWDELKRDDQETRLAIFFDLCDLNDDDKISKEEIETILKWTASANNLKSIENQIENYASLIIKEFDPDGNGSIETWKYVAIPMLVYTSEGIYTIIKKQIYEVKVLKATVYSKNDLVALRLEKPKRFKYESGSYVYVNCEDIAACEWHPFSITSAPDDEYLSLHIRNAGDWTEKLVERFGKAVEGGKITKIGGIHRQENINDSKWESGEKYPKILIKGPYGAVTQDYKKYKVLLLIGFGTGATPMISILKDILNQIKTHEKEKSTDENGESKFKKAYFYWITRTEESFEWFKGVMNDVAEHDNGRVIEMNNHLSSIKREGDPRSVFVTILQNIQTKIEEIDFISRSRIRARHGKPDWETVFLKLKKEHSGKIGVFFCGDSSFNEVAIKCRKHSDDSTQFEYHHEGT; this is encoded by the exons ATGGCCAATGAAAATTCAACACAACAGCCTTCTTCACCATTTGATCCGAATAAAAATAACCTTTTGAGCTTTCTGGATTTTTCCGTAGTCAAATCATGGGATGATGTTAAGACAAAATTCCACCAACAAATGGTCAATGGAAaacttttcaagaaaaattttgGAGTCTGCATTg GCTTTGATGAGAGATCTAAACATTTTGCCTATGAACTGTTTGATGTACTgtcaaagagaaaaaaaataaagcctGACGATGGGATTACTCTGCAACAATTGAAAGAGTTTTGGGATGAACTGAAACGGGATGATCAGGAAACTAGGCTTGCCATTTTCTTTGACTT gTGTGACTTGAATGATGACGATAAGATCTCAAAGGAAGAGATTGAGACCATACTGAAGTGGACTGCTTCTGcaaacaatttgaaaagtattgaaaaccaaattgaaaactaCGCATCTCTGATCATAAAAGAGTTTGATCCAGACGGCAATGGTTCCATTGAG ACATGGAAGTACGTTGCAATCCCGATGCTTGTATATACAAGCGAGGGAATTTATACAATAAtcaagaaacaaatatatgaAGTAAAAGTACTGAAG GCAACGGTATATAGTAAAAATGATCTAGTAGCACTACGTTTGGAAAAACCTAAAAGATTCAAGTACGAAAGTGGGAGTTATGTGTATGTGAATTGCGAGGATATAGCAGCATGTGAATG GCATCCATTTTCTATCACTTCTGCACCAGACGATGAGTATTTAAGTCTTCATATACGTAATGCAGGAGATTGGACAGAAAAGTTAGTAGAAAGATTTGGaaag GCAGTTGAAGGaggaaaaattacaaaaatcgGTGGAATACACAgacaagaaaatataaatgattctAAGTGGGAATCCGG TGAGAAATATCcaaagattttaataaaaggaCCATATGGAGCGGTAACGCAAGATTATAAAAAGTACAAGGTTCTCTTGCTCATAGGCTTTGGAACAGGGGCCACCCCAATGATTAGCATCTTGAAAGATATATtaaaccaaatcaaaacaCAT gaaaaagaaaagtcaacAGATGAAAATGGtgaatcaaaatttaagaaggcttatttttattggataACACGAACGGAAGAATCATTTGAATGGTTTAAAGGGGTCATGAATGATGTGGCCGAACATGATAACGGA AGAGTAATTGAAATGAACAACCATTTAAGTAGCATCAAAAGGGAAGGAGATCCACGATCCGTCTTCGTCACCATTTTGcaaaatatacaaactaaaattgagGAAATTGATTTCATCTCTCGAAGTCGG ATAAGGGCTCGCCATGGAAAACCAGATTGGGAAActgttttcttaaaattgaaaaaggaaCACAGTGGTAAGATAG GTGTATTCTTTTGTGGAGACTCCAGTTTTAATGAAGTAGCTATTAAATGCAGAAAACATAGCGATGATTCTACACAATTTGAGTACCATCATGAAGGCACTTAG
- the LOC101219908 gene encoding putative respiratory burst oxidase homolog protein H → MECADKKPVKENPGECPLESIEIDHMTTYEKADEQRDLNQGDLKQSNYSYAVKKTVAETSQPVFGIRRRRKPFSMLRFLDGFKDGKEEEAWKATEKCFHQQAPDGKLSRDKFGACIGMKKDSTDFGGELFDVLARRRGIMGAKGITLQELRDFWEDLTKEDLDSRLRIFFDFCDKNGDGKISREEVKSVLEWSASANNLKNLEREAETFASLIMEELDPDGNGFIEIEDMETLVKAMWTSEEKKRLQSQDSKLRTSSLILGRCKTPAGKFLKEAEEAIIANWKRIWVLILWLAINLGLFVWKFMEYRDKGVFEVMGYCVSVAKGAAETLKFNMALILFLVCRGTITKLRSTFLNSIFPFDDHIHFHMVVAVAIAVGTFLHVIMHVACDFPRLISCPNNKFMAILGSDFNYKKPSYFDLVASVPGITGIIMIIIMAFCFTLATPLFRRHKDKLPPLLQHLAGFNAFWYAHHLLVLCYALLIVHGYFIFLVEAWYKKTTWMYVAVPVLLYFIERLLIKFREFYHPVDVKKAVVYEGNVLALYLTKPTEFEYKKSGMYMFVKCPDISNFEWHPFSITSAPGDDYLSVHIQAVGDWTRELRNRFQKECDPESTRRKRGIVRQETKLSLDYIPSKSSKKYPQILIKGPYGAPAQSYKNYDILLLIGLGIGATPMISILKDLLNQIKKSDSHATDAQKVPKRAYFYWVTKEQASFEWFKGVMDDVAEYDHNEIIEMHNHLSCVHEEGDVRSVLITMLQQIQKSRGEEVDVVSGSRIRTHFGRPNWEKVFERLALAHSGSEIGVFYCGTYNLVKDLRGLCKNFSGSSRSTRFRFHKENF, encoded by the exons ATGGAGTGCGCAGATAAAAAACCGGTGAAAGAAAATCCAGGAGAATGCCCACTGGAGAGCATTGAAATCGATCACATGACGACATATGAGAAAGCTGACGAACAGAGAGATTTAAACCAAGGGGACTTGAAGCAGAGCAACTACAGTTACGCTGTGAAGAAGACCGTCGCTGAGACTTCTCAGCCGGTCTTCGGAATAAGAAGACGACGGAAGCCGTTTAGCATGTTGAGGTTTCTGGATGGTTTCAAAGACggaaaagaagaggaagcaTGGAAAGCAACTGAGAAGTGTTTTCATCAACAAGCTCCTGATGGAAAACTTTCCAGAGACAAATTTGGAGCATGCATTG GTATGAAAAAGGATTCAACGGATTTTGGTGGGGAATTGTTTGATGTATTGGCAAGGAGAAGAGGGATAATGGGAGCGAAAGGGATTACGCTGCAAGAATTGAGAGATTTTTGGGAGGACTTAACGAAAGAAGACTTAGATTCACGGCTACGGATATTCTTTGACTT CTGTGACAAAAATGGCGACGGCAAGATCTCGAGGGAAGAGGTGAAGTCGGTACTAGAATGGAGCGCTTCTgcaaacaatttgaaaaacctTGAGAGAGAAGCTGAAACATTCGCATCTCTGATCATGGAAGAGCTTGATCCTGATGGCAATGGATTTATTGAG ATTGAAGACATGGAAACTCTAGTGAAAGCAATGTGGACctctgaagaaaaaaaaaggttacaGAGCCAAGATTCTAAACTTCGGACATCTTCCCTGATTCTAGGAAGATGCAAAACTCCAGCCGGAAAATTTCTGAAGGAAGCAGAAGAAGCTATAATTGCCAATTGGAAAAGAATCTGGGTTTTGATACTGTGGCTAGCAATAAATTTGGGTTTATTTGTTTGGAAATTCATGGagtatagggataagggaGTATTTGAAGTGATGGGTTATTGTGTTAGTGTTGCAAAAGGAGCAGCTGAGACTCTTAAATTCAATATGGCTCTTATTCTGTTTCTTGTCTGTAGAGGCACAATAACCAAACTTCGATCCACATTTCTCAATTCCATTTTCCCTTTTGATGATCATATCCATTTCCATATGGTGGTTGCTGTAGCCATTGCAGTGGGTACTTTCCTTCATGTTATAATGCATGTGGCCTGTGATTTTCCAAGACTGATCTCATGTCCAAACAACAAATTCATGGCAATTCTTGGGTCAGATTTTAATTACAAGAAGCCAAGTTACTTTGACTTGGTTGCAAGTGTTCCCGGTATTACTGGAATCATCATGATCATTATAATGGCCTTTTGCTTTACATTGGCAACTCCTTTATTCAGGAGGCATAAAGACAAGCTACCTCCATTACTTCAACATTTGGCAGGCTTCAATGCCTTCTGGTATGCACATCATTTGCTTGTTCTCTGCTATGCCCTACTGATCGTTCATGGCTACTTCATATTCCTGGTTGAGGCATGGTACAAGAAAACG ACATGGATGTACGTTGCAGTTCCAgtacttttgtattttatcgAGAGACTTCTTATAAAATTCCGTGAATTTTACCATCCAGTCGATGTGAAAAAG gcGGTAGTGTATGAAGGAAATGTTCTAGCACTATACCTGACGAAACCTACAGAATTCGAGTACAAAAAAAGTGGAATGTATATGTTCGTTAAGTGCCCggatatatcaaattttgaatg GCATCCATTCTCTATCACTTCTGCACCAGGAGACGACTATTTGAGTGTCCATATACAGGCAGTAGGAGATTGGACAAGAGAGCTCAGAAACAGATTTCAAAAG GAATGTGATCCTGAAAGTACAAGGAGGAAAAGGGGAATTGTTAGACAGGAAACCAAATTATCTTTAGATTATATTCCTTCAAAATCAAG TAAGAAATATCCCCAGATTTTGATCAAAGGACCCTATGGAGCCCCAGCTCAAAGTTACAAGAATTATGACATTCTATTGCTAATAGGCCTTGGAATTGGGGCCACTCCAATGATCAGCATTTTGAAAGATTTGTTAAACcagataaaaaaaagtgactCCCACGCT ACTGATGCTCAAAAGGTCCCAAAGAGAGCATATTTCTATTGGGTGACAAAGGAACAGGCATCGTTTGAGTGGTTTAAAGGTGTCATGGACGACGTTGCGGAGTATGATCACAAT GAAATAATAGAAATGCACAACCACTTAAGCTGCGTGCACGAGGAAGGAGACGTGCGATCCGTGCTCATCACCATGCTGCAACAAATTCAGAAATCTAGAGGTGAAGAAGTGGACGTTGTCTCAGGAAGCCGG ATAAGGACTCACTTTGGAAGACCGAACTGGGAGAAGGTTTTCGAAAGGTTGGCACTTGCACACAGTGGTTCTGAAATAG GTGTATTTTACTGTGGAACATACAATCTTGTAAAGGACTTACGTGGTCTCTGCAAGAACTTCAGCGGTAGTTCAAGATCAACAAGGTTTCGTTTCCACAAGGAGAACTTCTAA
- the LOC101220144 gene encoding putative respiratory burst oxidase homolog protein H isoform X2: MANENSTQQPSSPFDPNKNNLLSFLDFSVVKSWDDVKTKFHQQMVNGKLFKKNFGVCIGFDERSKHFAYELFDVLSKRKKIKPDDGITLQQLKEFWDELKRDDQETRLAIFFDLCDLNDDDKISKEEIETILKWTASANNLKSIENQIENYASLIIKEFDPDGNGSIEKKHLKLLVKELSKSKEANVLKGEVDDEVSLWPDVCTLVRETLEVIKQNRKQIWFSTLWLAINVSLFIWKFNEYKEKKPFDYELINYCTGIAKGAAETLKFNMGLILFLACRRSLTTLKSTFLSSIFPFDDHIFFHMMVGLAISIATFIHMAMHLGCGFPLLSTLSLSYKLKGIIEPSFDHSKKPSNFDLISVPGVTGILMFSIMSCAFILGIHCLRKSSRGTRESCYHIIGFNAFWYAHRLLFLVYPLLILHGYFDSLASDWLNRTTWKYVAIPMLVYTSEGIYTIIKKQIYEVKVLKATVYSKNDLVALRLEKPKRFKYESGSYVYVNCEDIAACEWHPFSITSAPDDEYLSLHIRNAGDWTEKLVERFGKAVEGGKITKIGGIHRQENINDSKWESGEKYPKILIKGPYGAVTQDYKKYKVLLLIGFGTGATPMISILKDILNQIKTHEKEKSTDENGESKFKKAYFYWITRTEESFEWFKGVMNDVAEHDNGRVIEMNNHLSSIKREGDPRSVFVTILQNIQTKIEEIDFISRSRIRARHGKPDWETVFLKLKKEHSGVFFCGDSSFNEVAIKCRKHSDDSTQFEYHHEGT, encoded by the exons ATGGCCAATGAAAATTCAACACAACAGCCTTCTTCACCATTTGATCCGAATAAAAATAACCTTTTGAGCTTTCTGGATTTTTCCGTAGTCAAATCATGGGATGATGTTAAGACAAAATTCCACCAACAAATGGTCAATGGAAaacttttcaagaaaaattttgGAGTCTGCATTg GCTTTGATGAGAGATCTAAACATTTTGCCTATGAACTGTTTGATGTACTgtcaaagagaaaaaaaataaagcctGACGATGGGATTACTCTGCAACAATTGAAAGAGTTTTGGGATGAACTGAAACGGGATGATCAGGAAACTAGGCTTGCCATTTTCTTTGACTT gTGTGACTTGAATGATGACGATAAGATCTCAAAGGAAGAGATTGAGACCATACTGAAGTGGACTGCTTCTGcaaacaatttgaaaagtattgaaaaccaaattgaaaactaCGCATCTCTGATCATAAAAGAGTTTGATCCAGACGGCAATGGTTCCATTGAG AAAAAGCACTTGAAACTTCTAGTCAAAGAACTAAGCAAATCTAAAGAGGCCAACGTGTTGAAGGGGGAAGTTGATGATGAAGTATCACTTTGGCCAGATGTTTGCACTCTTGTAAGAGAAACATTAGAAGTGATAAAACAGAACAGAAAACAAATCTGGTTTTCAACCCTGTGGTTAGCCATAAATGTGAGTCTGTTTATTTGGAAATTCAATGAATACAAGGAGAAGAAGCCATTTGATTATGAACTAATAAACTATTGCACTGGTATAGCAAAAGGAGCAGCTGAGACTCTGAAATTCAATATGGGTTTAATTCTGTTTCTTGCTTGTAGACGTTCACTAACAACACTTAAATCCACATTTCTCAGCTCCATATTCCCATTTGATgatcatattttctttcacatGATGGTTGGTTTAGCCATTTCAATAGCCACTTTTATCCATATGGCTATGCATTTGGGATGTGGGTTTCCGTTATTGTCAACATTATCTTTAAGCTACAAGCTCAAGGGAATTATTGAGCCAAGTTTTGATCACTCCAAGAAACCaagtaattttgatttgattagtGTTCCTGGTGTTACTGGAATCCTCATGTTCAGTATAATGTCCTGCGCCTTCATACTTGGAATTCATTGTCTTAGGAAAAGTAGTAGGGGTACAAGGGAATCCTGTTACCATATAATAGGTTTCAATGCCTTCTGGTATGCACATCGTTTGCTTTTTCTTGTCTATCCCTTGCTGATTCTTCATGGCTACTTCGACTCGCTAGCTTCCGACTGGTTGAACAGAACG ACATGGAAGTACGTTGCAATCCCGATGCTTGTATATACAAGCGAGGGAATTTATACAATAAtcaagaaacaaatatatgaAGTAAAAGTACTGAAG GCAACGGTATATAGTAAAAATGATCTAGTAGCACTACGTTTGGAAAAACCTAAAAGATTCAAGTACGAAAGTGGGAGTTATGTGTATGTGAATTGCGAGGATATAGCAGCATGTGAATG GCATCCATTTTCTATCACTTCTGCACCAGACGATGAGTATTTAAGTCTTCATATACGTAATGCAGGAGATTGGACAGAAAAGTTAGTAGAAAGATTTGGaaag GCAGTTGAAGGaggaaaaattacaaaaatcgGTGGAATACACAgacaagaaaatataaatgattctAAGTGGGAATCCGG TGAGAAATATCcaaagattttaataaaaggaCCATATGGAGCGGTAACGCAAGATTATAAAAAGTACAAGGTTCTCTTGCTCATAGGCTTTGGAACAGGGGCCACCCCAATGATTAGCATCTTGAAAGATATATtaaaccaaatcaaaacaCAT gaaaaagaaaagtcaacAGATGAAAATGGtgaatcaaaatttaagaaggcttatttttattggataACACGAACGGAAGAATCATTTGAATGGTTTAAAGGGGTCATGAATGATGTGGCCGAACATGATAACGGA AGAGTAATTGAAATGAACAACCATTTAAGTAGCATCAAAAGGGAAGGAGATCCACGATCCGTCTTCGTCACCATTTTGcaaaatatacaaactaaaattgagGAAATTGATTTCATCTCTCGAAGTCGG ATAAGGGCTCGCCATGGAAAACCAGATTGGGAAActgttttcttaaaattgaaaaaggaaCACAGTG GTGTATTCTTTTGTGGAGACTCCAGTTTTAATGAAGTAGCTATTAAATGCAGAAAACATAGCGATGATTCTACACAATTTGAGTACCATCATGAAGGCACTTAG
- the LOC101220383 gene encoding WUSCHEL-related homeobox 3 produces MSPSSITPSRWCPTPEQVMILEEIYRNGLKTPNATQIQHITSHLSFYGKIEGKNVFYWFQNHKARDRQKLRRKLYKQLQQHHFFMKRQRFDDHQHDHHHFFQYFLPHHVPQLLPQLPSPSSLQREVGEEEAATEVEGGGGRRWMGGDEGTTVEEEDGETTCGNGTLRTLELFPVRASWVKEEEGTSGNGGWGN; encoded by the exons atgtcTCCATCAAGTATTACTCCTTCGAGATGGTGTCCAACACCAGAACAAGTGATGATTTTGGAAGAGATTTATAGAAATGGGCTTAAAACTCCTAACGCCACTCAAATTCAACATATTACTTctcatctttctttctatGGTAAAATTGAAGGCAAAAATGTTTTCTATTGGTTCCAAAATCACAAGGCTAGAGATCGCCAAAAGCTTAGGAGGAAACTCTATAAGCAGCTTCAACAACATCATTTCTTTATGAAACGACAACGTTTTGATGATCATCAACATGACCATCATCACTTCTTTCAATATTTCCTTCCTCACCATGTTCCCCAACTACTCCCACAGCTTCCTTCTCCCTCTTCTCTTCAG AGGGAGGTGGGTGAAGAGGAGGCAGCGACGGAAGTGGAGGGTGGTGGAGGGAGGAGGTGGATGGGAGGCGATGAGGGAACGACGGTGGAGGAGGAAGATGGAGAAACAACATGTGGCAATGGAACTTTAAGGACGTTGGAGTTGTTTCCGGTGAGAGCAAGTTGGGTGAAGGAGGAAGAAGGGACGAGTGGAAACGGTGGATGGGGAAAttaa